A part of Tigriopus californicus strain San Diego chromosome 10, Tcal_SD_v2.1, whole genome shotgun sequence genomic DNA contains:
- the LOC131887984 gene encoding protein YIF1B-like isoform X1 — protein sequence MSWDQSGAYDDYGQYSHYGQYPDPNAGYYGQPETYPAQNPPNAGPPPPAPGSYGGYGGPPSPAPMAATPGPPASAGGYYNPNEYGQSVGGAPGNTAAYRRPVRVSHAEVTSTSSSPLPNQPQPQPQYYPHGQAPQQGQQPAGLAFPSMMGDPMVTNMAMQYGQEFMGKQSEEIKKNLDKYVSIGQLKYYFAVDTTYVAKKLGILLFPFTHSDWSIKYNQEEPVQPKFDINASDLYIPSMAYITYVLLVGYILGLRNAFSPDLLATTSSSALVWLILEIGMIYLSLTLMNISTNMSKWDILSFSTYKYVAMIFIVLLGLVFQSTAAYYAALFYSSGALAFFLVRALKLRIEPEVHGMQTHGKRKLYMILFYAGLQPFFIWWMTSYLVPISSLDIPNPMPIETY from the exons ATGAGTTGGGATCAATCCGGAGCCTACGACGATTACGGCCAGTATAGCCACTACGGCCAATATCCGGACCCCAATGCGGGTTACTACGGCCAGCCTGAGACCTACCCGGCCCAGAACCCGCCCAACGCTGGGCCGCCACCCCCGGCCCCGGGCAGCTATGGTGGGTATGGGGGACCGCCCTCGCCAGCCCCCATGGCCGCCACGCCGGGTCCACCGGCTTCGGCCGGTGGTTATTACAATCCCAATGAGTACGGGCAGTCGGTGGGCGGGGCACCCGGTAATACGGCGGCATATCGCAG GCCGGTACGCGTCTCGCACGCTGAAGTAACGTCCACCTCCAG TTCTCCCCTTCCGaatcaaccacaaccacagcCACAATATTATCCACACGGTCAAGCCCCTCAACAGGGTCAACAACCGGCGGGTTTAGCGTTTCCCAGTATGATGGGCGATCCCATGGTGACCAATATGGCCATGCAATACGGTCAGGAATTTATGGGGAAGCAGAGCGAGGAAATCAAGAAGAACTTGGACAAATACGTGTCCATTGGACAGCTCAAGTACTACTTTGCCGTCGATACCACGTATGTGGCGAAGAAGCTAG GAATTTTGTTGTTCCCTTTCACACATTCGGATTGGTCCATCAAATACAATCAAGAGGAACCAGTTCAGCCCAAGTTTGATATCAACGCCTCGGATTTGTACATCCCCTCCATGGCCTACATCACATACGTGCTATTGGTGGGCTATATACTGGGTTTGAGGAACGCATTTTCCCCGGATCTCTTGGCCACCACCTCCTCGTCGGCACTGGTTTGGCTCATCCTTGAGATTG GCATGATCTATCTGTCCCTGACCTTGATGAATATCTCGACCAATATGTCGAAATGGGATATTCTTTCCTTCAGTACCTACAAGTACGTGGCCATGATCTTCATCGTCCTCTTGGGATTGGTCTTCCAGAGCACGGCTGCTTACTATGCGGCGTTATTCTACTCTTCAGGGGCTTTGGCCTTCTTTCTCGTTCGCGCTTTAAAGTTGCGGATCGAACCTGAG GTTCACGGGATGCAAACCCATGGGAAGAGGAAATTGTACATGATCTTGTTCTATGCTGGACTTCAACCATTCTTCATTTGGTGGATGACCTCGTATCTGGTGCCGATATCGAGTCTGGATATTCCAAATCCAATGCCCATAGAGACGTATTAG
- the LOC131887984 gene encoding protein YIF1B-like isoform X2, with product MSWDQSGAYDDYGQYSHYGQYPDPNAGYYGQPETYPAQNPPNAGPPPPAPGSYGGYGGPPSPAPMAATPGPPASAGGYYNPNEYGQSVGGAPGNTAAYRSSPLPNQPQPQPQYYPHGQAPQQGQQPAGLAFPSMMGDPMVTNMAMQYGQEFMGKQSEEIKKNLDKYVSIGQLKYYFAVDTTYVAKKLGILLFPFTHSDWSIKYNQEEPVQPKFDINASDLYIPSMAYITYVLLVGYILGLRNAFSPDLLATTSSSALVWLILEIGMIYLSLTLMNISTNMSKWDILSFSTYKYVAMIFIVLLGLVFQSTAAYYAALFYSSGALAFFLVRALKLRIEPEVHGMQTHGKRKLYMILFYAGLQPFFIWWMTSYLVPISSLDIPNPMPIETY from the exons ATGAGTTGGGATCAATCCGGAGCCTACGACGATTACGGCCAGTATAGCCACTACGGCCAATATCCGGACCCCAATGCGGGTTACTACGGCCAGCCTGAGACCTACCCGGCCCAGAACCCGCCCAACGCTGGGCCGCCACCCCCGGCCCCGGGCAGCTATGGTGGGTATGGGGGACCGCCCTCGCCAGCCCCCATGGCCGCCACGCCGGGTCCACCGGCTTCGGCCGGTGGTTATTACAATCCCAATGAGTACGGGCAGTCGGTGGGCGGGGCACCCGGTAATACGGCGGCATATCGCAG TTCTCCCCTTCCGaatcaaccacaaccacagcCACAATATTATCCACACGGTCAAGCCCCTCAACAGGGTCAACAACCGGCGGGTTTAGCGTTTCCCAGTATGATGGGCGATCCCATGGTGACCAATATGGCCATGCAATACGGTCAGGAATTTATGGGGAAGCAGAGCGAGGAAATCAAGAAGAACTTGGACAAATACGTGTCCATTGGACAGCTCAAGTACTACTTTGCCGTCGATACCACGTATGTGGCGAAGAAGCTAG GAATTTTGTTGTTCCCTTTCACACATTCGGATTGGTCCATCAAATACAATCAAGAGGAACCAGTTCAGCCCAAGTTTGATATCAACGCCTCGGATTTGTACATCCCCTCCATGGCCTACATCACATACGTGCTATTGGTGGGCTATATACTGGGTTTGAGGAACGCATTTTCCCCGGATCTCTTGGCCACCACCTCCTCGTCGGCACTGGTTTGGCTCATCCTTGAGATTG GCATGATCTATCTGTCCCTGACCTTGATGAATATCTCGACCAATATGTCGAAATGGGATATTCTTTCCTTCAGTACCTACAAGTACGTGGCCATGATCTTCATCGTCCTCTTGGGATTGGTCTTCCAGAGCACGGCTGCTTACTATGCGGCGTTATTCTACTCTTCAGGGGCTTTGGCCTTCTTTCTCGTTCGCGCTTTAAAGTTGCGGATCGAACCTGAG GTTCACGGGATGCAAACCCATGGGAAGAGGAAATTGTACATGATCTTGTTCTATGCTGGACTTCAACCATTCTTCATTTGGTGGATGACCTCGTATCTGGTGCCGATATCGAGTCTGGATATTCCAAATCCAATGCCCATAGAGACGTATTAG
- the LOC131888302 gene encoding vacuolar-sorting protein SNF8-like — translation MRRRAGVGAIHKKKLEDGKYKDKSNVLAEHQLSEMSRQLETFRANLEEFARDHKAEIKKDPAFRKHFQDMCATIGVDPLASGKGFWSEMLGVGDFYYELGVQIVEVCMATSHRTGGLMELSDLRKKLVKARGKSRHHQEISNDDLLRAIKKLKVLGNGFTVIPLNSGRYLVQSIPGEFSMDQTAILQKAESTSGYVSLTILREEMGWNNDRSQRALDQLIKEGFAWIDTQGTSEASYWFPSIFTSSME, via the exons ATGCGGCGTAGAGCCGGAGTGGGGGCTATTCATAAGAAGAAGTTGGAGGACGGCAAGTATAAAGACAAGAGTAATGTGTTGGCCGAGCATCAGTTGAGTGAGATGTCCCGACAATTGGAGACCTTTCGGGCCAATTTGGAAGAGTTTGCCCGGGATCACAAGGCCGAGATCAAAAAGGATCCGGCCTTCCGGAAGCACTTCCAG GATATGTGCGCCACGATTGGCGTGGATCCGTTGGCTTCGGGCAAGGGCTTTTGGTCGGAAATGTTGGGCGTGGGCGATTTCTACTACGAATTAGGCGTGCAGATCGTGGAAGTGTGTATGGCTACGTCGCATCGCACGGGTGGCCTTATGGAATTGAGCGATTTGCGCAAAAAACTCGTCAAAGCCCGTGGCAAGAGTCGACACCATCAG GAGATTTCCAACGACGATCTATTGCGGGCTATCAAGAAGTTGAAGGTTTTGGGCAATGGATTCACGGTGATTCCGCTCAACTCGGGACGGTATCTCGTACAATCCATTCCCG GTGAATTTTCCATGGATCAAACTGCCATCCTGCAAAAGGCTGAATCCACCTCTGGATACGTGTCCTTGACCATCTTGCGCGAAGAAATGGGTTGGAACAACGATCGAAGTCAGAGAGCCTTGGACCAATTGATCAAAGAAGGATTTGCTTGGATCGATACCCAAGGGACCTCCGAGGCGTCCTATTGGTTTCCAAGCATATTTACATCTTCTATGGAATAG
- the LOC131888301 gene encoding peroxisomal targeting signal 1 receptor-like isoform X2 — translation MSRDWQDLLRGDCGGASALTQLGSHFQADHGDAGPPMVRRVAEVDRAREGRVSHAGPDGLVEEFLSAGSRSRALNGAPSFHMDTILAEQTGLGRTLGARPKHHQRAQHWVDGFAKEQSETSDLSQSASWVEDFQDHTQPQSPIRSVSAQPSALGQTWAHEYLHDDIPVLKEELVKHPGDEELAAIADQIFGPGVKPDVRNESEKWVEEYSEFTDDDFSNLEALNQDYWTKLESQWQALAADEEESWAQEFKDNSLLESYDFKSDNPLINHPNALSEGKLKLEKGDIPSAALLFEAVVQQEPDNVEAWTLLGTTQAKNDLDTSAIAALRKALTLDPNNSLARMALAVSLANESYQAQACHTLQEWMRQQPTFAQFATPSLSAPPSTSSFMSKELHESTTNMFLKAIRSDSKSQVDPDLQTGLGVLFHLSEDYEKASDCFRSALQSRPDDALLWNKLGASLANGNRPEEAVSAYHNALSFSPGFIRTRFNLGVSCLNLKSYQEAAEHFLTALNFQAAGRGPQGTESKAVMSESIWSSLRFCLSLMDRKDLHGAVDERNLSKLNDVLSTTGL, via the exons ATGTCGCGGGATTGGCAGGATTTATTGCGTGGCGATTGCGGCGGAGCCAGTGCTTTGACTCAGTTGGGCTCGCATTTCCAGGCGGATCATGGCGATGCGGGTCCGCCCATGGTGCGGCGAGTGGCGGAGGTGGACCGGGCCCGTGAAGGGCGGGTCAGTCATGCGG GCCCCGATGGGTTGGTGGAGGAGTTCTTGTCGGCCGGATCTCGATCCCGAGCTCTCAATGGCGCGCCCTCGTTCCACATGGACACCATTTTGGCCGAGCAAACTGGACTGGGGCGTACTCTCGGCGCTCGTCCCAAACACCATCAGAG GGCTCAGCATTGGGTTGATGGCTTTGCTAAAGAACAAAGTGAAACTTCGGATCTGTCTCAAAGTGCATCTTGGGTAGAAGACTTTCAAGACCATACGCAACCTCAATCACCGATCCGCAGTGTATCCGCCCAACCCAGTGCCTTGGGTCAAACTTGGGCTCATGAATACCTTCATGATGATATTCCGGTGTTAAAAGAGGAGCTCGTCAAACATCCTGGAGATGAGGAATTGGCCGCTATTGCCGATCAAATATTTG GTCCGGGTGTGAAGCCGGATGTTAGGAATGAATCCGAGAAATGGGTCGAAGAGTACTCTGAATTCACGGACGACGATTTTTCAAATCTGGAGGCGCTCAACCAGGATTATTGGACGAAATTGGAAAGTCAATGGCAAGCTTTGGCTGCAGATGAAGAGGAATCTTGGGCCCAAGAGTTTAAGGATAATTCATTGCTTGAGTCTTACGATTTCAAGTCAGATAATCCGTTGATAAACCATCCCAATGCGTTGTCTGAGGGCAAGCTCAAATTAGAAAAAG GGGATATCCCGAGCGCTGCGTTGCTCTTTGAGGCTGTCGTTCAGCAAGAGCCCGATAATGTGGAAGCTTGGACGCTTCTGGGCACGACACAAGCCAAAAACGATCTCGATACCTCTGCCATTGCCGCCTTGAGGAAGGCCTTGACTTTGGATCCCAACAATAGTTTGGCACGAATGGCCCTTGCCGTTTCGTTAGCCAACGAAAGTTACCAAGCCCAAGCTTGCCATACCTTGCAAG AATGGATGCGCCAACAGCCGACATTTGCCCAATTTGCCACTCCATCCCTATCAGCTCCTCCATCCACGTCATCTTTTATGAGCAAAGAGCTGCATGAATCTACCACCAACATGTTCTTAAAAGCCATCCGAAGTGACTCAAAATCACAAGTAGATCCGGATCTTCAAACAGGCTTAGGCGTGCTCTTTCATCTCAGTGAGGACTATGAAAAGGCATCGGATTGTTTCAGGTCCGCTCTCCAATCTCGCCCAGACGATGCGTTGTTGTGGAACAAACTTGGAGCCAGTTTAG CTAATGGAAACCGACCTGAGGAAGCCGTGAGTGCCTACCACAACGCTCTTAGTTTCTCTCCTGGATTTATTCGAACAAGATTTAACCTCGGCGTTAGTTGCCTTAATCTCAAG tcaTATCAAGAAGCCGCCGAGCACTTTTTGACGGCCTTGAACTTTCAGGCAGCCGGTCGTGGTCCGCAGGGGACCGAATCGAAGGCCGTTATGTCCGAATCAATATGGTCATCTTTGAGGTTTTGCTTGTCACTCATGGATCGCAAGGACTTACACGGCGCAGTAGATGAGAGAAATCTCTCCAAGTTAAATGATGTTCTTTCTACCACCGGACTCTAG
- the LOC131888301 gene encoding peroxisomal targeting signal 1 receptor-like isoform X1, protein MSRDWQDLLRGDCGGASALTQLGSHFQADHGDAGPPMVRRVAEVDRAREGRVSHAGPDGLVEEFLSAGSRSRALNGAPSFHMDTILAEQTGLGRTLGARPKHHQRAQHWVDGFAKEQSETSDLSQSASWVEDFQDHTQPQSPIRSVSAQPSALGQTWAHEYLHDDIPVLKEELVKHPGDEELAAIADQIFAVGQQDRLFSTSEFMAFMQEIGSGDAIVTDGCKPDQHPLSLSGPGVKPDVRNESEKWVEEYSEFTDDDFSNLEALNQDYWTKLESQWQALAADEEESWAQEFKDNSLLESYDFKSDNPLINHPNALSEGKLKLEKGDIPSAALLFEAVVQQEPDNVEAWTLLGTTQAKNDLDTSAIAALRKALTLDPNNSLARMALAVSLANESYQAQACHTLQEWMRQQPTFAQFATPSLSAPPSTSSFMSKELHESTTNMFLKAIRSDSKSQVDPDLQTGLGVLFHLSEDYEKASDCFRSALQSRPDDALLWNKLGASLANGNRPEEAVSAYHNALSFSPGFIRTRFNLGVSCLNLKSYQEAAEHFLTALNFQAAGRGPQGTESKAVMSESIWSSLRFCLSLMDRKDLHGAVDERNLSKLNDVLSTTGL, encoded by the exons ATGTCGCGGGATTGGCAGGATTTATTGCGTGGCGATTGCGGCGGAGCCAGTGCTTTGACTCAGTTGGGCTCGCATTTCCAGGCGGATCATGGCGATGCGGGTCCGCCCATGGTGCGGCGAGTGGCGGAGGTGGACCGGGCCCGTGAAGGGCGGGTCAGTCATGCGG GCCCCGATGGGTTGGTGGAGGAGTTCTTGTCGGCCGGATCTCGATCCCGAGCTCTCAATGGCGCGCCCTCGTTCCACATGGACACCATTTTGGCCGAGCAAACTGGACTGGGGCGTACTCTCGGCGCTCGTCCCAAACACCATCAGAG GGCTCAGCATTGGGTTGATGGCTTTGCTAAAGAACAAAGTGAAACTTCGGATCTGTCTCAAAGTGCATCTTGGGTAGAAGACTTTCAAGACCATACGCAACCTCAATCACCGATCCGCAGTGTATCCGCCCAACCCAGTGCCTTGGGTCAAACTTGGGCTCATGAATACCTTCATGATGATATTCCGGTGTTAAAAGAGGAGCTCGTCAAACATCCTGGAGATGAGGAATTGGCCGCTATTGCCGATCAAATATTTG CCGTGGGACAACAAGACCGACTTTTCTCTACTTCGGAGTTCATGGCATTCATGCAAGAGATTGGTTCCGGGGATGCGATCGTGACAGATGGATGCAAACCTGATCAGCATCCCTTGTCTCTCTCAGGTCCGGGTGTGAAGCCGGATGTTAGGAATGAATCCGAGAAATGGGTCGAAGAGTACTCTGAATTCACGGACGACGATTTTTCAAATCTGGAGGCGCTCAACCAGGATTATTGGACGAAATTGGAAAGTCAATGGCAAGCTTTGGCTGCAGATGAAGAGGAATCTTGGGCCCAAGAGTTTAAGGATAATTCATTGCTTGAGTCTTACGATTTCAAGTCAGATAATCCGTTGATAAACCATCCCAATGCGTTGTCTGAGGGCAAGCTCAAATTAGAAAAAG GGGATATCCCGAGCGCTGCGTTGCTCTTTGAGGCTGTCGTTCAGCAAGAGCCCGATAATGTGGAAGCTTGGACGCTTCTGGGCACGACACAAGCCAAAAACGATCTCGATACCTCTGCCATTGCCGCCTTGAGGAAGGCCTTGACTTTGGATCCCAACAATAGTTTGGCACGAATGGCCCTTGCCGTTTCGTTAGCCAACGAAAGTTACCAAGCCCAAGCTTGCCATACCTTGCAAG AATGGATGCGCCAACAGCCGACATTTGCCCAATTTGCCACTCCATCCCTATCAGCTCCTCCATCCACGTCATCTTTTATGAGCAAAGAGCTGCATGAATCTACCACCAACATGTTCTTAAAAGCCATCCGAAGTGACTCAAAATCACAAGTAGATCCGGATCTTCAAACAGGCTTAGGCGTGCTCTTTCATCTCAGTGAGGACTATGAAAAGGCATCGGATTGTTTCAGGTCCGCTCTCCAATCTCGCCCAGACGATGCGTTGTTGTGGAACAAACTTGGAGCCAGTTTAG CTAATGGAAACCGACCTGAGGAAGCCGTGAGTGCCTACCACAACGCTCTTAGTTTCTCTCCTGGATTTATTCGAACAAGATTTAACCTCGGCGTTAGTTGCCTTAATCTCAAG tcaTATCAAGAAGCCGCCGAGCACTTTTTGACGGCCTTGAACTTTCAGGCAGCCGGTCGTGGTCCGCAGGGGACCGAATCGAAGGCCGTTATGTCCGAATCAATATGGTCATCTTTGAGGTTTTGCTTGTCACTCATGGATCGCAAGGACTTACACGGCGCAGTAGATGAGAGAAATCTCTCCAAGTTAAATGATGTTCTTTCTACCACCGGACTCTAG
- the LOC131888301 gene encoding peroxisomal targeting signal 1 receptor-like isoform X3, with protein sequence MDTILAEQTGLGRTLGARPKHHQRAQHWVDGFAKEQSETSDLSQSASWVEDFQDHTQPQSPIRSVSAQPSALGQTWAHEYLHDDIPVLKEELVKHPGDEELAAIADQIFAVGQQDRLFSTSEFMAFMQEIGSGDAIVTDGCKPDQHPLSLSGPGVKPDVRNESEKWVEEYSEFTDDDFSNLEALNQDYWTKLESQWQALAADEEESWAQEFKDNSLLESYDFKSDNPLINHPNALSEGKLKLEKGDIPSAALLFEAVVQQEPDNVEAWTLLGTTQAKNDLDTSAIAALRKALTLDPNNSLARMALAVSLANESYQAQACHTLQEWMRQQPTFAQFATPSLSAPPSTSSFMSKELHESTTNMFLKAIRSDSKSQVDPDLQTGLGVLFHLSEDYEKASDCFRSALQSRPDDALLWNKLGASLANGNRPEEAVSAYHNALSFSPGFIRTRFNLGVSCLNLKSYQEAAEHFLTALNFQAAGRGPQGTESKAVMSESIWSSLRFCLSLMDRKDLHGAVDERNLSKLNDVLSTTGL encoded by the exons ATGGACACCATTTTGGCCGAGCAAACTGGACTGGGGCGTACTCTCGGCGCTCGTCCCAAACACCATCAGAG GGCTCAGCATTGGGTTGATGGCTTTGCTAAAGAACAAAGTGAAACTTCGGATCTGTCTCAAAGTGCATCTTGGGTAGAAGACTTTCAAGACCATACGCAACCTCAATCACCGATCCGCAGTGTATCCGCCCAACCCAGTGCCTTGGGTCAAACTTGGGCTCATGAATACCTTCATGATGATATTCCGGTGTTAAAAGAGGAGCTCGTCAAACATCCTGGAGATGAGGAATTGGCCGCTATTGCCGATCAAATATTTG CCGTGGGACAACAAGACCGACTTTTCTCTACTTCGGAGTTCATGGCATTCATGCAAGAGATTGGTTCCGGGGATGCGATCGTGACAGATGGATGCAAACCTGATCAGCATCCCTTGTCTCTCTCAGGTCCGGGTGTGAAGCCGGATGTTAGGAATGAATCCGAGAAATGGGTCGAAGAGTACTCTGAATTCACGGACGACGATTTTTCAAATCTGGAGGCGCTCAACCAGGATTATTGGACGAAATTGGAAAGTCAATGGCAAGCTTTGGCTGCAGATGAAGAGGAATCTTGGGCCCAAGAGTTTAAGGATAATTCATTGCTTGAGTCTTACGATTTCAAGTCAGATAATCCGTTGATAAACCATCCCAATGCGTTGTCTGAGGGCAAGCTCAAATTAGAAAAAG GGGATATCCCGAGCGCTGCGTTGCTCTTTGAGGCTGTCGTTCAGCAAGAGCCCGATAATGTGGAAGCTTGGACGCTTCTGGGCACGACACAAGCCAAAAACGATCTCGATACCTCTGCCATTGCCGCCTTGAGGAAGGCCTTGACTTTGGATCCCAACAATAGTTTGGCACGAATGGCCCTTGCCGTTTCGTTAGCCAACGAAAGTTACCAAGCCCAAGCTTGCCATACCTTGCAAG AATGGATGCGCCAACAGCCGACATTTGCCCAATTTGCCACTCCATCCCTATCAGCTCCTCCATCCACGTCATCTTTTATGAGCAAAGAGCTGCATGAATCTACCACCAACATGTTCTTAAAAGCCATCCGAAGTGACTCAAAATCACAAGTAGATCCGGATCTTCAAACAGGCTTAGGCGTGCTCTTTCATCTCAGTGAGGACTATGAAAAGGCATCGGATTGTTTCAGGTCCGCTCTCCAATCTCGCCCAGACGATGCGTTGTTGTGGAACAAACTTGGAGCCAGTTTAG CTAATGGAAACCGACCTGAGGAAGCCGTGAGTGCCTACCACAACGCTCTTAGTTTCTCTCCTGGATTTATTCGAACAAGATTTAACCTCGGCGTTAGTTGCCTTAATCTCAAG tcaTATCAAGAAGCCGCCGAGCACTTTTTGACGGCCTTGAACTTTCAGGCAGCCGGTCGTGGTCCGCAGGGGACCGAATCGAAGGCCGTTATGTCCGAATCAATATGGTCATCTTTGAGGTTTTGCTTGTCACTCATGGATCGCAAGGACTTACACGGCGCAGTAGATGAGAGAAATCTCTCCAAGTTAAATGATGTTCTTTCTACCACCGGACTCTAG
- the LOC131888683 gene encoding dolichyl-diphosphooligosaccharide--protein glycosyltransferase subunit DAD1-like, protein MSSKASLGGVVSKFMTEYGSNTGKRLKIVDAYLVFVFLTGVMQFVYCCLVGTFPFNAFLSGFISCVGSFVLAVCLRLQVNPQNKSQFETISPERAFADFIFAHIILHLVVMNFLG, encoded by the exons ATGTCGTCCAAGGCCTCATTGGGGGGCGTGGTATCCAAGTTCATGACAGAATACGGGAGCAACACGGGCAAACGTCTCAAGATCGTGGATGCGTACCTGGTGTTCGTGTTCCTGACGGGCGTGATGCAGTTCGTGTACTGCTGCTTGGTGGGCACGTTCCCGTTCAACGCCTTTTTGTCGGGATTCATCTCCTGCGTGGGATCATTCGTGTTGGCCGTCTGCCTGAGATTGCAG gtAAACCCCCAGAACAAGAGTCAGTTTGAGACCATCAGCCCGGAACGCGCCTTTGCCGACTTCATCTTCGCCCACATCATTCTACATTTGGTGGTCATGAATTTCTTGGGATAA